In Ignavibacteriales bacterium, a single window of DNA contains:
- a CDS encoding helix-turn-helix domain-containing protein: protein MKINIAERIRLARENKGYDQITLAKKVDVASRTVQRWEGGLQVPDSNYLIKLAKHTNVRPEWLLTGDGEMYYPPQPKGKVIPFNQEALLRKVTMVDLPVLSTVPAGKTAAIFHPEYVEKYITVDNIKDPRAFALIVKGKSMFPMIEDGDIVVVSPQQEVRSGDICVIRVNDEDVLKKIKIDDDFVHLIPINTSFEPISVRKRDVTFLWKVVRVIKNL from the coding sequence ATGAAAATAAACATAGCAGAACGTATCCGCTTGGCTCGTGAAAACAAAGGATACGATCAAATAACTCTCGCAAAAAAGGTCGATGTTGCTTCAAGGACCGTACAAAGATGGGAAGGGGGATTGCAGGTCCCCGATAGCAACTATCTCATTAAATTAGCAAAACATACTAATGTTCGTCCAGAGTGGCTCCTCACAGGTGATGGAGAGATGTATTATCCTCCTCAACCAAAAGGAAAGGTTATTCCGTTTAATCAGGAAGCACTACTGAGAAAAGTAACAATGGTCGATCTTCCTGTGTTATCGACTGTTCCTGCAGGAAAAACCGCGGCAATTTTTCATCCAGAATATGTTGAGAAATATATAACCGTCGATAACATCAAAGATCCTCGGGCTTTTGCGCTTATCGTAAAAGGAAAGAGCATGTTTCCTATGATTGAAGATGGAGACATCGTTGTTGTAAGTCCTCAGCAAGAAGTTCGGAGTGGAGATATCTGCGTAATCCGCGTGAATGATGAAGATGTTCTAAAAAAAATTAAGATCGATGATGATTTTGTCCATCTTATTCCTATCAACACAAGTTTTGAACCGATTTCTGTCCGAAAACGTGATGTAACATTTCTCTGGAAAGTCGTCAGAGTGATCAAAAATCTTTAA
- the ychF gene encoding redox-regulated ATPase YchF, with protein sequence MGFKCGIVGLPNVGKSTLFNAITAAGARVANYPFTTIEPQVGVVAVPDKRLDDLAKIFKPPKVIPTTIEFVDIAGLVKNANKGEGLGNQFLSHIREVDAIVHVVRCFKNDDVSHVESDLNSKRDIEIIETELLLKDLDTVEKKQHETEKKAKSGDKKIKNEVDFYTRLKIYLGEGKPARSFNVSENEKEYFANLHLLSVKPVMFVANVDEDGLTGKGDYLNPVREVAKSENATAILIDAEMEAEIASMEYSEREEFLKDLGVPESGLDKVIHQGYALLNLITFFTHNEKELRAWTITKGTKAPQAAGKIHTDFERGFIRAEVLKYGDLLKFGSEHAAREKGHFAVHGHDYDVEDGDIIFFRFNV encoded by the coding sequence ATGGGATTCAAATGTGGAATCGTTGGACTGCCGAATGTCGGCAAGTCTACTCTCTTCAACGCAATTACAGCCGCAGGAGCGCGGGTTGCCAATTATCCATTCACAACTATTGAACCACAAGTAGGGGTTGTTGCTGTTCCTGATAAGCGCCTCGATGATCTTGCGAAAATATTCAAACCACCCAAAGTAATCCCAACCACGATTGAATTTGTTGATATTGCCGGACTTGTAAAGAACGCAAACAAAGGGGAGGGACTTGGGAATCAATTTCTTTCTCACATACGCGAGGTTGATGCGATTGTTCATGTTGTCCGTTGTTTTAAGAATGATGATGTCAGCCATGTTGAGAGTGATCTTAATTCAAAACGCGATATTGAAATAATCGAAACCGAATTACTTTTAAAAGACCTGGACACCGTAGAGAAAAAACAACACGAGACCGAAAAGAAAGCAAAGAGCGGTGATAAGAAAATAAAAAATGAGGTTGATTTTTATACAAGATTGAAAATATATCTGGGAGAAGGTAAACCGGCTCGTTCGTTCAATGTTTCTGAAAATGAAAAGGAATATTTTGCCAATCTCCATTTACTTTCGGTTAAGCCGGTTATGTTTGTGGCAAACGTTGATGAAGATGGATTGACTGGTAAGGGTGACTACTTGAATCCGGTTCGTGAGGTGGCTAAAAGTGAAAACGCGACTGCTATTTTAATTGATGCCGAGATGGAAGCCGAAATTGCCTCAATGGAATATTCGGAGAGAGAAGAATTCTTGAAAGATCTTGGTGTTCCTGAATCGGGATTGGATAAAGTAATACACCAGGGGTATGCACTCTTAAATCTAATTACCTTTTTCACACACAACGAAAAAGAGCTGCGCGCATGGACTATTACAAAAGGGACAAAAGCCCCGCAAGCCGCCGGAAAAATACACACCGATTTTGAGCGTGGTTTTATACGTGCAGAAGTTTTAAAATATGGAGATTTACTTAAGTTCGGCTCAGAACACGCCGCAAGAGAGAAAGGACACTTCGCAGTTCACGGTCACGATTATGATGTTGAGGATGGAGATATTATTTTTTTCAGGTTTAATGTATAG
- a CDS encoding DUF59 domain-containing protein — protein MKPEITVERIYEVLRRCNDPEIPVNIVDLGLIYQIKIKGDWVGITMTLTTPGCGMGGYIANDVKEKLLSIPGIHEAEVKIIWEPQWNKSMMTEEARKRLGFQ, from the coding sequence ATGAAACCCGAGATAACCGTAGAGCGAATATACGAGGTATTACGAAGATGCAACGATCCTGAAATTCCCGTTAACATTGTTGATCTTGGACTTATTTACCAGATAAAAATAAAAGGCGATTGGGTTGGAATTACAATGACGCTAACAACTCCCGGCTGTGGAATGGGTGGTTATATTGCAAATGATGTGAAAGAGAAATTGCTTTCCATTCCGGGCATTCACGAAGCGGAAGTAAAAATAATTTGGGAACCTCAGTGGAATAAATCGATGATGACAGAAGAGGCGAGGAAGAGATTGGGTTTTCAATAA
- a CDS encoding redoxin domain-containing protein, giving the protein MKKIFFILLPFAILFLQAQEKQQNKSEKIKVGDLVNINFIGSNIISKKAELVICEAYIDRTDLEPLLLEIPMTKSASGWSCTLELSDPKSRFIVYRFVSGDLKDDNNGEPNMITVYTKDAKPIEGSHLSAGNFYLTGRYFEIKRKADLKEARKEFELEKKYYPRSWQAALGIIDVDLKENSFDEKKTKIKKALEKLYKSNIGNEDAVTGIIGIYERMNEIVRADAIRGDAISKRPKGKIALAKEAAQLRAEKDTEKRVTLLENLLNDFPEMEKNVRQSYQQNLVRAYLQLKNYEKAGELLSTIEKPNPTIYNSIAWPLIEQGDQLDKGILFAKQGVDLLRGQTIADKPSSMRVKEWNENNKYTLAMILDTYGTGLLKAGKNDEALTAFEEAYQQSDGSDPEMNTNYIGAVLKNQKYEKVMELGFSCVKKGKETPAMLDHLKAAYSYSIKSGVNFDSLNIEDKKRYEEMLAEANKIKVEEMRKKILASRISVPAVDFTLKDFNGSSTTLSALKGKVVIVDFWATWCGPCKMSFPYLQKVYEKYLNNESVKFLAVNSWERQKDYSDQLLNAKKFIEENKYTFPVLLDEKTDDQYKVISDYDVEGIPTKFLIDKSGNIAFKSVGFDGPSMEEELTQQIEILLSE; this is encoded by the coding sequence AAAAGTAGGTGATTTGGTAAATATTAATTTTATCGGTTCGAATATCATATCTAAAAAAGCCGAACTTGTCATATGTGAAGCATATATTGATCGAACTGATCTTGAGCCGTTGTTGCTTGAAATTCCGATGACGAAGAGCGCATCTGGCTGGAGTTGCACTTTAGAACTCTCTGATCCAAAATCTCGATTTATAGTTTATAGATTTGTTTCGGGCGATCTGAAAGATGATAATAATGGAGAACCGAACATGATAACAGTTTACACTAAAGATGCCAAACCAATAGAAGGTTCCCATTTGTCCGCTGGAAATTTTTATTTAACGGGTAGATATTTTGAAATTAAAAGAAAAGCTGATCTGAAGGAAGCTCGTAAAGAATTTGAGTTGGAGAAAAAATATTATCCTCGTTCCTGGCAGGCAGCGTTAGGAATTATTGATGTCGATTTGAAAGAAAATTCATTCGATGAGAAAAAAACAAAAATTAAAAAAGCATTGGAAAAATTATACAAGTCTAATATTGGCAATGAAGATGCCGTTACCGGGATCATCGGAATATACGAACGAATGAACGAAATAGTCAGAGCGGATGCGATACGAGGTGATGCAATCTCCAAAAGACCGAAAGGAAAGATTGCGCTCGCAAAAGAAGCAGCACAGTTAAGAGCTGAAAAAGATACAGAGAAAAGAGTAACACTTCTGGAAAATCTGTTGAATGATTTCCCCGAGATGGAAAAAAATGTGAGACAATCGTATCAGCAAAATCTTGTGCGCGCATATCTTCAATTAAAGAATTATGAAAAAGCAGGTGAGTTACTTTCAACGATTGAAAAACCGAATCCCACAATTTATAACTCTATCGCTTGGCCCCTGATTGAACAAGGTGATCAATTGGATAAAGGTATTTTGTTTGCCAAGCAGGGAGTAGATTTGCTGAGGGGCCAGACAATAGCGGATAAACCTTCATCTATGAGAGTAAAGGAGTGGAACGAAAATAACAAATACACTTTAGCGATGATACTTGATACATACGGGACAGGATTACTGAAGGCGGGGAAAAATGATGAGGCGTTGACCGCGTTTGAAGAAGCATATCAACAATCCGACGGTTCGGATCCGGAGATGAATACCAATTATATTGGTGCTGTTTTAAAAAATCAGAAATATGAAAAGGTAATGGAATTAGGTTTCAGTTGTGTGAAGAAAGGGAAAGAAACACCGGCAATGCTGGATCATCTGAAGGCAGCATATTCATATTCTATAAAATCGGGCGTAAACTTCGATTCTCTTAATATTGAGGATAAGAAAAGATATGAAGAAATGCTTGCCGAGGCGAACAAAATCAAAGTTGAAGAGATGAGGAAGAAAATTCTGGCAAGTCGCATCAGTGTCCCTGCTGTTGATTTTACTTTGAAAGATTTTAATGGATCATCTACAACCTTATCGGCGCTGAAAGGTAAAGTAGTGATAGTCGATTTTTGGGCAACATGGTGTGGTCCTTGTAAGATGTCTTTCCCGTATTTGCAAAAGGTTTACGAAAAATATCTAAACAATGAAAGTGTAAAATTTTTAGCCGTAAACAGTTGGGAACGGCAGAAAGATTATTCAGATCAATTGCTGAATGCGAAAAAATTCATTGAAGAAAATAAATATACATTCCCGGTTTTATTGGATGAAAAAACGGATGATCAATATAAAGTTATAAGTGATTATGATGTAGAGGGAATACCGACGAAATTTTTAATCGACAAATCTGGCAATATCGCTTTCAAAAGTGTTGGATTTGACGGACCAAGCATGGAAGAGGAATTGACTCAGCAAATCGAAATATTGCTTTCCGAATAG
- a CDS encoding 3-oxoacyl-ACP reductase FabG: MIDLSNRVALVTGGSRGIGAAIAVMLAKAGADVAILYRNNTKSANAVVNMIKKLNRTGLALRGNVEDYDQCKFCIDAVVKKFRRIDILVNNAGIWEYGEIGRMTAKQWRKTIDINLTGTFNMCNVVASFMKKQEYGKIINIASTAGQRGEAFYSHYAASKGGVIAFTKSIAAELIKKGIWVNCVAPGWIKTDMVMPEYQNLKIKKEILRSIPRGKIGLPDEIAGPVLFLSSSLADNIVGEILNVNGGSVLCG, encoded by the coding sequence ATGATAGATCTCTCAAATAGGGTAGCACTTGTTACCGGCGGTTCACGTGGAATTGGTGCTGCAATCGCTGTTATGCTGGCGAAAGCCGGAGCCGACGTTGCAATATTATATCGTAACAATACAAAATCGGCGAATGCCGTTGTAAATATGATAAAGAAATTAAATAGAACTGGATTAGCACTTCGTGGAAACGTGGAAGATTATGATCAATGTAAATTTTGTATAGATGCTGTAGTTAAAAAATTTAGACGTATCGATATTTTGGTGAATAACGCCGGTATCTGGGAATATGGTGAAATTGGAAGAATGACTGCCAAACAATGGCGAAAAACTATTGATATCAATCTTACAGGTACATTCAATATGTGCAATGTTGTTGCTTCGTTTATGAAAAAACAAGAATATGGCAAGATAATAAATATTGCAAGCACTGCTGGTCAACGCGGAGAAGCGTTTTATTCTCATTATGCCGCATCCAAAGGTGGAGTGATTGCATTTACCAAATCAATTGCTGCTGAATTAATAAAAAAAGGAATTTGGGTTAATTGTGTGGCTCCCGGTTGGATAAAAACCGATATGGTAATGCCAGAATATCAAAATCTAAAAATCAAAAAAGAGATTTTACGCTCAATACCGCGCGGAAAAATTGGATTACCTGATGAAATTGCAGGACCTGTTCTATTTCTCTCATCAAGTCTTGCCGATAACATTGTAGGCGAAATTTTGAATGTAAACGGTGGAAGTGTGTTGTGCGGGTAG
- a CDS encoding response regulator — MVEYRQSTNGIKLSTVHRKPMNVGLVAKICQVSKKTVLNWIYRDALKAFTTYGGHYRVWPGDLKEFITKAGINVPFNFVDERQTTFLVVDDDQGFSLLLKEIICSEFPDANVILTDDGYEALLLIGERKPHIVLLDLRMPKIDGFQVLDLLKARKRDHTPKIIVLSGYLDSDSRQKLAGSIAEEVWEKGKSISDMREGLRKLLNSTPIRKKLAVSL; from the coding sequence ATGGTTGAGTACAGACAAAGTACAAACGGTATTAAATTGTCAACGGTTCATCGTAAACCAATGAATGTTGGATTAGTTGCCAAAATATGTCAGGTAAGCAAGAAGACTGTCTTAAACTGGATATACCGCGATGCACTGAAAGCGTTCACAACTTATGGTGGTCATTACCGTGTTTGGCCCGGCGATTTGAAAGAATTTATTACCAAGGCGGGAATTAATGTTCCTTTTAATTTTGTGGATGAGCGTCAAACAACTTTCCTCGTAGTCGATGATGATCAGGGTTTCTCACTTCTGTTGAAGGAAATAATTTGTTCAGAATTTCCGGATGCGAATGTTATTTTAACAGATGATGGTTATGAAGCGCTACTTCTAATCGGTGAGAGGAAACCACATATTGTACTTCTTGATTTGCGAATGCCGAAAATCGATGGTTTTCAAGTTCTTGATTTGTTAAAAGCCCGTAAGCGAGATCATACACCAAAAATTATTGTACTCTCGGGGTATCTTGATTCCGATTCAAGGCAAAAACTTGCCGGTTCAATTGCCGAAGAAGTCTGGGAAAAAGGTAAGAGCATAAGCGATATGCGCGAGGGCTTACGAAAACTTTTAAACTCCACCCCGATTCGAAAAAAACTTGCTGTATCTCTATAA